GACGCAGATGCTGCAGACGCTGCAGATGCAGATGCTGCAGACGCTGCAGATGCAGACGCAGATGCTGCAGACgctgcagatgctgcagacgCTGCAGATGCAGAAACAGATGCTGTAGACGAAGCAGTCGCCTCagatctgtttttaaaagtatcaaatcaaatgttaaaataatgaataGAGCTTATAAATCCTCCTACGAGTTCATGTAGAACGAAgctttaaaatcacatttctagTTTTAAGTGATGCTAAATCAGCTGCTGAAATAATAaagtagcagaaaaaaaacaaaagactatAAAATAGAAACTATGGGatgtaaaaactaaatgaaatgctgaataagtttgtgttttcaaatcTCTTCTGAAAAAGTTTCAGTGACTCCATCCTGAAAGAAACAGCAGAATATCGTCTGCGTAACAAAGAACATCTCAGTCTCTAAACCCAGAGGTTCTCTGGTATACGGTACCAGTACCGCCGTATACGGTACCGGTACCGTATACGGCGGTACCGGTACCGTATACGATAAATGGATGACGGTGCTTCATTTCAGACGCATCAATCACTTGTTTACTATTCAGTTCTAGCCAATCATTTTACCTTTCCAGCTTTTGTGGGCGGGCTCATATAAGAGTGAGTGTGGCTGTGGGGGTGGGCGGAGCCTCAGCCCCAAGTTTGGCTGTACTTTACAATGACAGACTAATTCAAcaacctgattggtcagagtaaTCGGTCTGAAAAAATATGGTGGTGTGACGTACACGCCGTTGTTCTGTGCACAGGCCCTCCAGGCGTCCAGCTCCACGGACAGCTGCTCGATCTTCAGAGGAACGCTGAcctccctcctcttcatcagctgacTGAGAAAGGCAGAGATTTGGGGTCAAAGGTGAAGCAGCTGATCAGCACCAAGCAGAACTCGGGGACGGTTCTGAGTCAGATGAGGAAGCAGGTATGGCCTCCACACCTGGTGTACTCGTACAGAGCAGGAACGATGCTGGTGTAGTTCCTCCTGATGGCCAGCAGGGCTCCGATGTAACCACACAGGATCAGCAGCTCACTGCGAGCTCTGcaacacaacagacacacaacgcTGACAACCAAGAGCTGCTCTGAAGAGCTCAGAAACATCTGCTCTGATTCTGCCCCAGGAAAGAAAACCTCCCAAATAAACATCTCTGGGACTCCAGGAGGAGAAAAGCGGGAAATGTTTGTACTCGGTCATCTTGGTCATGATCAGGCGCTCCGTCCGGATGTAGCTCAGCAGGTCCAGGATTGGATGGACGACGTCCACCGTCCAATCAGGTCCAACCAGCTGCTCTGTGGAACAAACGGGGTTTTCCATGAGCTCCGCCCTCTGTTTGGGTTCAGGTGTGTCAGAAAACCCCCACCTGAGCGTCATCATGTACCTTTAACGTGAGCGACCCCGATCTGCAGAGCACGCTCGGGTTCGGAGCTCAGCAGGTGGAGCTCCAGCGCAGAAAACAAATCTCCGTCCCTCAGAGCGTCTTCCGCCAAACTCCCACAATCCTCCGGGGCAGGAAGCCCACACTTCAAGCACAAACGGCGAGCGTtaggagcagcagaagctctgTGATGATGTGAGCGTGCAGACGCCCACCTTCTGGTGGAGCTGCTGGATCTCTGCAGGACTTCCGGGGATGAAGGCGCACAGCTTGACCAGGAGGGCGTGGTTGTCGGGGATCATCTGCAGCAGGTCAGCGGACAGCGTCCTGAGCAAAGGACGGAACAGCGGCTTGAACCTCTGCCGGCCCCAGAACAAACAGTCTAATGTTGGAGAACGATTGGGTGTGGTACCTCAGGGgcccagcagggggcagcagagaaATGCTGGGAGGTTGTATTGGAACAATATCTGTGTCTCCATCCACTATAAAACTGCGTTAATTGGATTTTCAATAATTAATTTGCCTAATGGGAACACGAGAATTTAGAGAAAGTCGTGTTCATCCTAACCCTATATATTTGCACTTGGATGCCGGTTTTTGAGGCATTATttacaaaactgcaatggaaagaCTCTTCCAATTAAACGAGTCGcatgaccaacaaccggatggcgatGCGCTTCCCGGTAGGCACTGGCGGTcttgggcgctgcacagcgGCGCCACCAGCGGTGCCACAGCGTCACACGGCTCATCAGAAGTTGAGCGTGTCGTGTGGGATTGTTGGATCCTCTGGAAAACCACCAACCGCCATCTCAtctgtagcccctcccacatgtgcggagctcgccgctccacggtCTGTAGAcgacgccgacgtctcctttgataggtGAGGATCACGGGCCcaccacgggggggggggtcctgagCCCACTGCGCAGCCGGCTGACGCATGACTGCGCAGTCTCATGGATGGTCTGACAGCATCAGTGAGGAGTCTGCTTACAGAACGGAGGAGGAGCAGCTAGCAGTGGGGTGTACATCCCATAACCTACAGATCAACGTGGACTAAACCGAAGAAATGGTGATGGGCTTCAACCCCCACCACACTGCTGCAGTGGAGAAGGTCCACCGGTAGAGTTACTCTGCGACTCCTAAAAGGCCGTCCAGCGCTGCCTTACGTTCCCGTTGCTTAGCAACATTGTTCCATATTTAAAGTAAAGTATCCGGTTTTACATGAGCCGCGTTTCTTCAGCAGGTTTgaatttttgttgatgtttttagaTTGATGGATAACCTCGAGCTTCTTCCGATCACTGGACAAGTTTCTTCGTTAACCGTTTACCATGTCGGGGGGGTCATGTACTTCCTGGCCAGCAGTTCCAGGCAGTAAGctgtgctctgattggctgcctcTCCGAGGGCGACGCCCACGCTCGCGGCCAGCTCCAGCTCGTTCCCCCGGATCAGGCTGGACATGGCCAACTGGAACGGATCCCACATTTACCAACAGCCTCCGGGTGAACACGTGCACGCTCAGACGGCGCACGGCGGTACCTTCACGTTATCCACGGCCAGGTGGCAGCAGGCGGCCAGAACGGAGCACCCGTCCTGGAAGTACCACTCCGCCAGCTCCGTGCAGACGTCATGGAGGAGGCTGACGGCAGAAGAACACAGAACGTCAGAGAGACCCGGTCGGAGGGATCCGGGATCAGGCGGATCTCTGCCGAGGAGCAGAACTGGACACAGGATCCTCGATCAGACCTTCACTGATCAATCAGACCTTTACTGATCGATTAGACCTTCACTGATCGATTAAACCTTCACTGATCAATCAGACCTTTACTGATCGATTAGACCTTTACTGATCGATCAGACCTTCACTGATCATCTGATCGATCAGACCTTCTTGATCGATCAGACCTTCACTGATCATCTGATCGATCAGACCTTCTTGATCGATCAGACCTTCACTGATCGATCAGACCTTCTTGATCGATCAGACCTTCACTGATCGATTAAACCTTCACTGATCGATTAAACCTTCACTGATCGATTAAACCTTCACTGATCAATCAGACCTTCACTGATCAATCAGACCTTCACTGATCAATCAGACCTTCACTGATCGATTAAACCTTCACTGATCAATCAGACCTTCACTGATCAATCAGACCTTCACTGATCGATTAGACCTTCACTGATCGATTAAACCTTCACTGATCAATCAGACCTTCACTGATCAATCAGACCTTCACTGATCGATCAGACCTTCACTGATCATCTGATCGATCAGACCTTCTTGATCGATCAGACCTTCACTGATCATCTGATCGATCAGACCTTCTTGATCGATCAGACCTTCACTGATCGATTAAACCTTCACTGATCGATTAAACCTTCACTGATCGATTAAACCTTCACTGATCAATCAGACCTTCACTGATCAATCAGACCTTCACTGATCAATCAGACCTTCACTGATCGATTAAACCTTCACTGATCAATCAGACCTTCACTGATCGATCAGACCTTCACTGATCGATTAAACCTTCACTGATCGATTAGACCTTCAATGATCGATCAGACCTTCACTGATCATCTGATCGATCAGACCTTCTTGATCGATCGGTTGCTGCGTCTCACCTGTGGAACTGTTGTCTCTTGTCCGCGTCGTTGCTGGTGTTGTTGACGGCGGACGTTTGCGGCGCCCGGATGTTTCCCTCGCAGGCTCCCTGAACGCAGCGGATATTGATCAAAGTCTTCAGCGCTGGTCATCGGGCCCCTGTGGCCCCGCCCCCATACCTGTGCGATCAGGAGGGCCTCCAGCAGCTGTCCTCGGCGCGTGAAGAACGTCACCAACTTTTGCACGTCTCCGGTAGCGATGCAGAACGGGATGGCGTCGTCGTTGTCCTCGTCCATCAGCTGGTCGGCTCGTCTGCAGACGGCGGGAAAACGTTCAGGATCCGATCAGGAGAAAATCCAAAGGTGTGATGATGGGAGGCTGACGGCAGCTTCACCTCTGCATGAGCTTCTTCCAGTACTTCATGGAGACGCCAGGCGCCACAGATAGCGCCTTCTcccactgaaacacacacagccatcaggctccgccctctctccatGGACTTAGAGTCAGCGCTGGTTTCAGAGGGTCACTGAAGGCATCACGGACCTGTCCCAGCTCCACCATCAGCTCGCAGTACCTCTGGATCTGCCCCAGCCTCAGGTGGATGTCCGCCGCCTCCTTCAGGCGCTCCTCTTTGCTGGGAGCTCCGATTCCTCCTCCAAACTTGGACATCTTGACGATGGTCAGCTCCTGAGCCTCCGACTGAGACGGGGGGAGGACGGATGGAAACCGCGTCAGCGCTCACTTCACGGACAGACAAACCGCTTGGGGCTCTAATCTGTCAGAAAACTaacacactttcaaaataagagcacaaCTTCCTCCAGAATAAAGCTCAGGCCTCAGATTCAACACcattattaaaaatgtctgtaaagGATCGGAGAGCATTTCCCATGAGGCCTTTCTGTCCCCCCAGACACGCCCCTGGATCACGTGTTCACGGTTTTTCATCCTTTTCACCCaaacaatgttaaaataaacgtgTCACTAGATGATGTTTGGACTGACCAGTCTAATAGAAAACACAAGAATAACTGCTCTGTTGATCCGATTGACGTGTGAGGGGCGGGGCGTGCAGCAGTGCATCGTGGGTGTGTGGCTGGCTGACCGTCTTAAACTTCAGCAGGTGCTTCATGTGCATCACTCCTTTGCTGTAGCTGGGCGGCAGCAGCGAGTCGTCCTGACCGTTGTTGACGAACACCAAGTCCCACAGGTTGGTGCTGCCCCCTGGAGGCTGAAACACATTTACGCGCTCAGCTTCGCTCGCCATGCTCAACCTTCACGCCTCAAAGGGGGGGCGTGCAAGTCTTCCTCCTTCATCCTCACGCCGTTCCGGCGCCAAACCCAAATGCAACAACTCCCGACAGAAAGATGAAAAactatacataaataaaaccaaGACTGTGAAAAGATGAACCAACAAACACTTTCAGGTTGTTGTATTTGGGTTTCTGAACTGCTGGACACAATCTGGCAGCAAAATCTGCTGGactaaaatatgaaaatcaGCAAAGCAGCAGTTTAGCAGACGGTGGTTGTTCTGTTTGGGTTCAGAGTTCAATATTATTTACGGCAGAAATCCTCTTTAATGCTTCTAGAGCTTCACAACCGTCACGTCTGCAGGGAGTCGACATGAAGCCAGAAAGGACTCCAGCTGGAGACATCCTCTAGGTTCCACAAAGGTCAGGGAGGAACCTTCCTCCAGGTTCCTCCCTGACCTTTGTGGAACCTCTGTGCAGTTTTCAGGCTTTGAGAAAGCAGCTCCAGAACAGGTCAAATACCGAGAAGCACTCGGAGAACCAGCGCAGCTTCTTGTCCCTGACGTCCCCGCTCAGCTTGTCCAGCTCCTGCTTCACGTCTCTGGAGACTTTCCCGCACAGCAGCGGCGGCGCGCCGGGAACCATGGCGATGTCTGCAGAGACGGAGCCGGCGTGGTTATTCCGGCCGCCGCAGCCGGGAGCTGCAGGTCCAGAACCTCACCTGTGTTCCCGATGACCTTCTCCCACGGCTGCTCCGTGAGAACGTTGAGCAGAAGGGGCGAGATGAGCGGCGTGAGCGACCACAGCCGCACCGTGCTGTCCCTGCTGCAGCTCGCCATGGTGAACGGCCGGCTCTGGTGGCACGTCAGACCTTCACAGGTGAGAGCAGAGGGTGAACacctgagctgcagctgcttcacCTCAGTTCCTGAGGTTCCAGAGCGCCCCCCCCCTTACCTTCACTTCACTACAGTCAAGTGTCGAGTGTCAGCgtgaagctgcttttttccacgCCACAACCCACCGCTGTTAGGATCGTTTGAGGAGCGTCTGTCACTTCCTGTCATTGAGCACAGCTCGGGTGCTAAAGGGTTCACTCATTTAACGCCAAAAAAACTCAGCTGTGCGTGTTCAAAAGGGTTTTCGGAAACTAAAATGGTTTACAATCTCAACCCTGATTGGTTTGAACCGAGTTCTAGGGGAACCCTTTGGTCCAAACAGGAGGTCCGTCTGATCGGGTGTTAAAACTTTGTTTGTCCCCAAACCCCTGAAGGACCGCCCCCTCTGCCGTGTCTCACCGTAAACGTCCGCTCCGTGGTCGTACGCCGTATCCAGACACGTCCCGTCTCTGGTGTCCCAGACTCTGATGGTGTAATCCCAGGATCCTTCAAACAGACAAACTGTCTCTTAAGTCCGGCAGACCCAGAATCCCAAAATTTAACATAAAAGAAATAGATCAAAGTCAAAGGGCTGAAGTCATTGAGTGGTAACTATTGCCCTTCGTGTTGAGCTTTGAGTGGAAAGGCTCTTTGGTCTGGAGGGTTTTGAACCCAGAATCCTCCGTTCTTGTGGCACATGGATGACCACTGAGCTGCTCAAAGAAGGGATGGATTGGTtctcgtttttcttttttgtgcagCTCCTCAAACTTGTTGAGGGGCTTATTTCCATCCACAGAAGTTTCCACTCAGAACCCGTTGGACCCCCTGAACCTGAGGTCAACTCTACCTTTGAGGCAgaaccttcagaggtgtttacCGGAAATGAGCAGGTACGGAACCTCGGTGTTCCACATGAGGCCCCGGACCGGAGCCGTGTGACCGCTCAGCACGTTGATGCAGGCGTCCTGCGTGTAATCCCAGATCCGGACGGTGCTGCAAAGGAACAGAGCGGTCCTCACCGTCTCCTCTACCACCATCTAAGCAGCATTCTGGATCTGTGGGACTCACCCGTCGTCTGATCCGGAGCACAGGATGCCCTCTCTGAGGGGAGACCAGCGCACGTGGAAAACCTTTGCCAAGTGTCCCGTGAAGACCTTCAGAGGCTGGTCTGAGCTGGTGGCCAGGTAGTACACTCGCACGTTCTTATCCTCGCAGCCCGTGGCGATCATGTCCCTGAAGACGAGTGAAAGTTCAGAACCAACCGGTGTCTCGTGAAGATCCAGTTCAACTACAAGAAGTCCTCTTTCTAAGTTTAGAACAAGGAACCCCTGAAACCCCAGCCTGTAACCCTTTGAAACAAGGACCGCAGACTGAGAACGGAAACAGAGATCGCAGACATTGGACGCAGACAGAGAAGTTGCAGACAGTAATTGTAGACTGAGACTGCAGACAGAGGTCGCAGGCGGAAGTCGCAGACTTTTTTATGTTCCTTTTTTACCTTGGACCGTTTTTGGGACTTAACGTACTTAAAATAATTTCAGTAGAACTGTCTGAGTTGTGAATGCTTTGTCAGTCAGTGTTGATCAAACTtgatcaggggcctcatttagaAACGTTGCGTacacacaaaagaaggcgtacgccactctctacgcaataattgagatttataaaaagcaaacttgaggggaaaatgtgcggtccttcattcaagctctgacccaggcgtacgcacaaaaacgggtgaaatgagaaacggcgacaccgtcggcagatagaagaaacacgtgaaagacggacagacagatgcattaattgtccactggggaaagttgttttcatagtaaaacatttcttcataagctatggaattatggtattcatgcatttgcctttagtttgttttatttttgataaaacaatgtatggcgtatgtctcaaccattcagaaagcaacaagaaattactgtaatttccggactacaagccgctactttttcctgcgcttacagccctgcggcttattcagtgacgcggctaatttatggatttaattagcggccgccatgtacgtactttcgatcgaactcagtgaatagtttgtattctctatctaacaccaagcacaagacatttatattcaacacacctctaagcagccaaacagcatggacctcacttcaggtcttagacacttcagtcatggttcaacaaaatgaaacacgcatgcccggccgcatcccagaatcctttggggccattagacccaacgtgcaccagatcgccgttacaatatgatgaagctttcaagttaaaagcaatcgttaaaagcagcgtgaaaaagtccaccgtcaccaacgggtttggaaaagccggtttgctgcgtgacggagagaacagcgcatggagtgaatttacactccatttacggtttctaaggaaactttgctttgaaaaactcacagcctccatgtgagctggagacatcttctcctgctgattgagctgcggggccgatggcagtctgaaggctcccacacgtaacaacgcacccgcccctcatacacaaaacgtacagtattaagtccgattgctttgcacagaaacgatttgctccgttcaccggcgcaatggggacgaagttttcctccttgaagccgcccaggccagaggtgtcggagtagataggaaggggagacaaggagcgcgcggggcgggagcggagcgcagaggcttctgaattcagacgtacgcgccgcgctgaggcgcgcgcttttcagtcgccgctgctgtattttaccggtgtgttttttaaccagccctgttactcccataacgctgctgcgacacaagcggaaggagagctgtacccgttcacccctccatgcactgctgctgctcattcttaaacacgtacaacagaatggcgagccgggcattggccccgcctttagcccctaagactcatgggaaatgtggaatcgcggatgtaaatttcctcattatacctgagggatgtaatgttgattatatggttactgtttgtaattttatgtatgatacctagattgtcaataagtaaaaaaaaaatgaaataaaaacaccataactgaggaacttgtgaacagaatagaggtccatgttgtttgacagatgtcgatacattcaaatacatgagcctgaggcaaagctggaaccacccacaatgtgctaaagAATTGCTCTCACTCTGGGATTCAGgacgtgatctgtcaggatgacaatatcgccaAACACAagtgcggcttgtactctgacgcggcttgtgtatgtagaaaactaattaaacacatgaaaatggatgggtgcgctttgtagtccggaatttacgctacatttgcgctgaacagtttcccatttccacgtggattattaccgacatctgtagcttgtcagatttaattaaatggagggaaataaaatgccccatcacaatgcgtaatgacgcacaatggctgatcttgcgctcttagaagatgtggcaaatggaagaattcggagtgaacgcatctttagacagcaaggagacttgctggcaaacgaggacgagtggcttatgagccggttcccacttcctccagccgtcctgttggagcttttgggggggtgtcacccggtgcatctgccGTATCGTTGTTCCCCTGCACCTCAGTCACCACTCGTCTTTAAAGGCATTCCCCAataattgccgccagtctctcatcaaggggtcagctccggtgcccccccaccccccacccgtggcagacacactctggcgatgcagcgccagaggTTTTTTtagcctcgactttgatgtccgaccatttctttttcatttcggccacggtccgaggttgtgaggctacagcattaacggcgtctgccgccgtctgccactcacgtgcctttttggcattagtaatgcccacactgtgccctccaaacaacattattctcctcttttccacctcgtcaacgataacttttacttcacattgagtgaagttacgtttttttgatttcctctctgtgtttgtgccatgatttagcaagccatgaatattcatttgtgggcgtttcacggactatttatgggcaactatgggcgtgtcatgaagccgcaaaagctgcgctgcatttagaattggttgtgatttattaagggaaagatgcgtaggatgtgcgtgcgcacggttttataaatccaaatatttctgtgcgtacgcacgtcctctgtttcatccgtacgccacttctgacgcaaatcctacgcaaagttttagaaatgaggcccctgaagATGTTCCTTTGTGTTCTGCGTCTGCTGCCCACCACCTGAACCAGGTGAAATGGACTGAGGCAGATGGAAAAGGAGCAGGACCCCTGCCTCTAAGAACTGGACACTCGCTCTAGTAAGTGTCCAAACGGCCTGAATCTGACTAGAACTGGGCCTCCTGGGCAGTAACTGGTGCTGTTTTGATGATCCGGGTCTTACTTGTTGTTCTGGCTCCAGTCGCAGCCGAACACGGCAGCCGGGTGTTTGTACTTGTGCAGGATCTTCCCATCGATGGTCCGGATGATGCTGCATCACAAGGTCAAACTGTCAGTGGCTCTCCACGAAGGCGGAACCGTCCAGAACCTCAGCGGGCCAGACTGACCAGAACCCGTCTCCACTGCAGGTGGCAATCCTCTTGGAGTCCTTGTGGCTCCAGGAGATGCAGAAGATCCCGTTCTTCCCGTGCTGCAGGAACACACAGGATTGAACTCTACCGCTTTCACAGGACCGCAGACACTAAGGTCAATCGTTCTTTGAAGAAACCTCGTTGAAGCGCGTGATGATCTTCCCTTTACGGACGTCCCAGATGAACGCTCCGTTCCGAGACGTTGCTCCGGCGATGCAGTTTAGGTCTCCTAGGAAACAAACAAACGGACGATGGCGGGATGGAGCTCAGCAAACAGCAGCTGTGATGATGGTTCTCTTCCTTTCATCTCAGTTTAAAGACTTTCCTTGATTGAAATGATAGGAAACCGTCATCCTTTGGTTAAACTCAAACCGTGCCAAATGCATCTAAAAACTGTTGAATATGAAaaagttcacacatgtaccacAAATGTCCCATAAAATCCTGGAACATAACCAGGATGCATGTAACACATTTTACCAAATCAGCTTCCAGCCTCTTTCTGTAAACGTTTTGAATTAAACCTGGACTCTCACATGGTGTTTTTAGCACCGTTTCAAACGGCGCTGTGCAGCAGCGGCCCGTTAACATTGCAATGGTGTTTCCATACCTGGAGCCCAGGACAGCGAGTAGACAACGCCCTCGTTGCCGGGGGAGGTGTTGACCGCCGTCAGCGTGTTTGTGTCCCAGATTTTGATGGTTCCATCAAAGCTGGCGGTGGCCAGCAGGTTGGGGTCGTCAGGCTTGAACTTGCAGTCGAATATGGTTTCCACATGACCCTGACAAGAAGGGAGGAGTCAGACATGAAGATGCAGGGGGGGCGCTCCTGAGCGCGTGCAGAGTACCAGGTCTCGTAGGAAGTCCCATTTCTTGGCGCCCATGTCATAAAGCCCCACCCCCCCGTCCATGAAACAGCAGACGGCGTGGCCGGGGGGCAGAGAAAAAGAGCGGTTCTGAGACAGGGTTGGGGGGGGCACGGCCTCGCTGGTGGAGCTGGTGTGCTGGCTCTTACTGGGAGAACTGGAgctctgagctgcagacacagaggGCGGGGCTTCAGCCCACAGCTGGGTAACGTTGACACATGATGACAAGAAGCCGCATCTaaactttaaacataaatgaatgTTTACGAAACCAACAGAAAATTTACGTCATTTCTATCTAATCTAAAGGCAACAGCCTTCAAACAGACCTGAACCTTTTGAAATCTGTCCTCCTAACATCATAGCAGCAAAGAACCAAACCTGATGTTCTCCCAGCAGGTCTGCTTGATCCATGGAATTCTGAGACTCCTACCTTTTTTGGTGAGCGGGGAGTGAAGAACGTGCAGGGC
The sequence above is a segment of the Oryzias latipes chromosome 1, ASM223467v1 genome. Coding sequences within it:
- the wdr17 gene encoding WD repeat-containing protein 17 isoform X1, with product MAKVKQVGLLAAGCQPWNKDVCAASGDRFAYCATLAIYIYQLDQQYNQFKLRSIMSEHKKTITAISWCPDNLDLFASASADNLLIVWNVAEKKAVARLDNTKGIPVSVSWCWNSTDGVAFVSQRGPLYVWAYRDPDPGVTVHKEAHSFLSDICLFRWHPTKKGKLVFGHTDGSLSVFQPGSKSQKHVLRPESLEGTDEEDPVSALEWDLLSSDYLLVSNVHNGIRLVDSEALTCITSFCFPSAAASVQCLAWVPSAPGMFITGDSQVGVLRVWNVSRSTPLDSFKLKKTGFHALHVLHSPLTKKAQSSSSPSKSQHTSSTSEAVPPPTLSQNRSFSLPPGHAVCCFMDGGVGLYDMGAKKWDFLRDLGHVETIFDCKFKPDDPNLLATASFDGTIKIWDTNTLTAVNTSPGNEGVVYSLSWAPGDLNCIAGATSRNGAFIWDVRKGKIITRFNEHGKNGIFCISWSHKDSKRIATCSGDGFCIIRTIDGKILHKYKHPAAVFGCDWSQNNKDMIATGCEDKNVRVYYLATSSDQPLKVFTGHLAKVFHVRWSPLREGILCSGSDDGTVRIWDYTQDACINVLSGHTAPVRGLMWNTEVPYLLISGSWDYTIRVWDTRDGTCLDTAYDHGADVYGLTCHQSRPFTMASCSRDSTVRLWSLTPLISPLLLNVLTEQPWEKVIGNTDIAMVPGAPPLLCGKVSRDVKQELDKLSGDVRDKKLRWFSECFSPPGGSTNLWDLVFVNNGQDDSLLPPSYSKGVMHMKHLLKFKTSEAQELTIVKMSKFGGGIGAPSKEERLKEAADIHLRLGQIQRYCELMVELGQWEKALSVAPGVSMKYWKKLMQRRADQLMDEDNDDAIPFCIATGDVQKLVTFFTRRGQLLEALLIAQGACEGNIRAPQTSAVNNTSNDADKRQQFHSLLHDVCTELAEWYFQDGCSVLAACCHLAVDNVKLAMSSLIRGNELELAASVGVALGEAANQSTAYCLELLARKYMTPPTWTLSADLLQMIPDNHALLVKLCAFIPGSPAEIQQLHQKCGLPAPEDCGSLAEDALRDGDLFSALELHLLSSEPERALQIGVAHVKEQLVGPDWTVDVVHPILDLLSYIRTERLIMTKMTEARSELLILCGYIGALLAIRRNYTSIVPALYEYTSQLMKRREVSVPLKIEQLSVELDAWRACAQNNGVPPTEHQREEFSCLQRRIQPTEPGAVVLSGADYVTGSNLPSHSDLQLSCFTGQRIQGPVFLLEDNKSAISLNDALMWAKVNPFSPLGTGLRINPF
- the wdr17 gene encoding WD repeat-containing protein 17 isoform X2, with the translated sequence MAKVKQVGLLAAGCQPWNKDVCAASGDRFAYCATLAIYIYQLDQQYNQFKLRSIMSEHKKTITAISWCPDNLDLFASASADNLLIVWNVAEKKAVARLDNTKGIPVSVSWCWNSTDGVAFVSQRGPLYVWAYRDPDPGVTVHKEAHSFLSDICLFRWHPTKKGKLVFGHTDGSLSVFQPGSKSQKHVLRPESLEGTDEEDPVSALEWDLLSSDYLLVSNVHNGIRLVDSEALTCITSFCFPSAAASVQCLAWVPSAPGMFITGDSQVGVLRVWNVSRSTPLDSFKLKKTGFHALHVLHSPLTKKAQSSSSPSKSQHTSSTSEAVPPPTLSQNRSFSLPPGHAVCCFMDGGVGLYDMGAKKWDFLRDLGHVETIFDCKFKPDDPNLLATASFDGTIKIWDTNTLTAVNTSPGNEGVVYSLSWAPGDLNCIAGATSRNGAFIWDVRKGKIITRFNEHGKNGIFCISWSHKDSKRIATCSGDGFCIIRTIDGKILHKYKHPAAVFGCDWSQNNKDMIATGCEDKNVRVYYLATSSDQPLKVFTGHLAKVFHVRWSPLREGILCSGSDDGTVRIWDYTQDACINVLSGHTAPVRGLMWNTEVPYLLISGSWDYTIRVWDTRDGTCLDTAYDHGADVYGLTCHQSRPFTMASCSRDSTVRLWSLTPLISPLLLNVLTEQPWEKVIGNTDIAMVPGAPPLLCGKVSRDVKQELDKLSGDVRDKKLRWFSECFSPPGGSTNLWDLVFVNNGQDDSLLPPSYSKGVMHMKHLLKFKTSEAQELTIVKMSKFGGGIGAPSKEERLKEAADIHLRLGQIQRYCELMVELGQWEKALSVAPGVSMKYWKKLMQRRADQLMDEDNDDAIPFCIATGDVQKLVTFFTRRGQLLEALLIAQGACEGNIRAPQTSAVNNTSNDADKRQQFHSLLHDVCTELAEWYFQDGCSVLAACCHLAVDNVKLAMSSLIRGNELELAASVGVALGEAANQSTAYCLELLARKYMTPPTWTLSADLLQMIPDNHALLVKLCAFIPGSPAEIQQLHQKCGLPAPEDCGSLAEDALRDGDLFSALELHLLSSEPERALQIGVAHVKAGWT